In one window of Poriferisphaera corsica DNA:
- a CDS encoding arginine N-succinyltransferase, producing MHIIRPITKNDGEAVLKLASQAGYGFTSLLPQKSYIHERIEASIHGKNLLFVLEDLSSNTVIGTSAIKPSAGKPKKPFYSFRIETAFRKSETLGVNHAVRTLHLYPQFKGPTELGSLMILQQHRNSRIGLGRLASLSRFLYIAESPSHFNHNIVAEIRGFSDAHGHSPFWDAIGKHFFKTDFVSADRLSAIDKQFIADLMPIYPIYIPLLPQTARNVIAKPHPQALPAQKMLLSEGFRFIDLVDIFDAGPSMQASRDTIRTVRESAHFTIKDIAPVSSPELLGRHLDQPDSPRKNNTLIIATFTPTFIATLTQAQIIKGKRGIRIPLETAQALNIDIGDTVRLAPIYPAPSNLLLDAHPPTI from the coding sequence ATGCACATCATCCGACCGATCACCAAAAATGATGGCGAAGCAGTCCTCAAACTCGCTTCTCAAGCTGGCTATGGCTTCACCTCACTCCTCCCGCAAAAATCCTACATCCACGAACGCATCGAAGCATCCATCCACGGTAAGAACCTCCTCTTTGTTCTCGAAGATCTCTCCTCAAACACCGTCATAGGCACATCCGCCATCAAACCCAGCGCTGGCAAACCCAAAAAACCCTTCTACTCATTCCGCATCGAAACAGCATTCCGTAAATCCGAAACACTGGGCGTCAACCACGCCGTTCGCACACTCCATCTCTACCCCCAATTCAAAGGCCCCACCGAACTCGGCTCACTCATGATCCTCCAACAACACCGCAACTCACGCATCGGTCTCGGCCGCCTCGCTTCCCTTTCACGCTTCCTCTACATCGCTGAATCACCCTCGCATTTCAACCACAACATCGTTGCCGAAATCCGTGGCTTCTCCGACGCACACGGCCACTCTCCATTCTGGGATGCCATCGGCAAGCACTTTTTCAAAACCGACTTCGTCTCCGCAGACCGACTCTCCGCCATCGACAAACAATTCATCGCTGACCTCATGCCCATCTACCCCATCTACATTCCGCTTCTTCCTCAAACCGCCCGTAATGTCATTGCAAAACCTCACCCTCAAGCCCTGCCCGCTCAAAAAATGCTCCTCTCCGAAGGTTTCCGCTTCATCGACCTCGTCGACATCTTCGACGCCGGCCCCTCCATGCAAGCCTCGCGTGATACGATTCGCACTGTTCGTGAATCCGCACATTTCACCATCAAAGACATCGCCCCCGTTTCTTCCCCCGAACTCCTCGGCCGACATCTCGATCAACCCGACTCGCCCCGCAAAAACAACACACTCATCATCGCCACATTCACACCTACCTTCATCGCCACACTCACTCAAGCCCAAATCATCAAAGGAAAACGCGGCATCCGCATACCCCTCGAAACCGCACAAGCCCTTAATATCGACATCGGCGACACCGTCCGATTAGCACCCATCTATCCAGCCCCGTCTAATCTCCTGTTAGACGCCCATCCGCCAACGATCTAA
- a CDS encoding aminotransferase class III-fold pyridoxal phosphate-dependent enzyme, whose protein sequence is MTNTANKPATAANKLMLDPRVTQAKALLHEALADHAAPLNNVRPPVEELKIPYEQALEHTAALRGGGLFFPYLGSGLGNGPFVELGDGSVKLDFITGIGVHFYGHNHPDLVDTSVDAALQDTIMQGNLQQNLDTRTLLDLLMQLAKLNPESNLQHCFMTSSGSMANDNAFKLALQKNHPASRILAFEHNFCGRTIAMSSVTDKAAYRVGLPTTLNVDYVPYFDETDPEGSTALAVKTLKRHLKRYPDRYALMKFEIIQGEGGYNLASRDFHVQLMEICKENNIAVFADEIQTFGRTTKPFAFQHYNLDKYIDIVNIGKLSQVCATFFTEQYKPKPGLLSQTFTSSGAQIRAGIRIADEFLNGDLFGDSGKIMTLSNLMRDKLQALADKHPGKIAGPFGLGAMIAFTPYDGSLDKAKQLMMNLYNDGLLCFLAGGNPTWRLRMLPPIPAIDESHINLAIDLLDNALSKMD, encoded by the coding sequence ATGACAAATACCGCTAACAAACCCGCGACTGCAGCCAACAAACTTATGCTCGACCCGCGCGTCACCCAAGCCAAAGCACTTCTACACGAAGCGCTCGCCGACCATGCCGCGCCCCTGAACAACGTCCGCCCACCCGTCGAAGAACTCAAAATCCCATATGAGCAAGCCCTTGAGCACACCGCAGCACTCCGCGGCGGTGGCCTCTTCTTCCCATACCTCGGCTCAGGCCTTGGCAACGGCCCATTCGTCGAGCTCGGGGACGGCTCCGTCAAACTCGACTTCATCACCGGCATCGGTGTCCATTTCTATGGCCACAACCACCCAGACCTCGTCGACACCTCCGTCGACGCCGCCCTCCAAGACACCATCATGCAGGGCAACCTTCAGCAAAACCTCGACACCCGCACACTCCTCGACCTGCTCATGCAGCTCGCGAAACTCAACCCCGAATCAAACCTCCAACATTGCTTCATGACCTCATCCGGCTCCATGGCCAACGACAACGCATTCAAACTCGCACTACAAAAAAACCATCCCGCAAGCCGGATCCTCGCATTCGAGCACAACTTCTGCGGCCGAACCATCGCCATGTCCTCCGTCACCGATAAAGCCGCCTACCGTGTCGGCCTCCCCACCACCCTCAACGTCGACTACGTTCCGTACTTTGATGAAACCGACCCCGAAGGCTCAACCGCCCTCGCCGTCAAAACGCTCAAACGTCACCTCAAACGCTACCCCGATCGCTACGCGCTCATGAAATTCGAAATCATCCAAGGTGAAGGTGGCTACAACCTCGCCTCGCGCGATTTCCACGTCCAACTCATGGAAATCTGCAAGGAAAACAACATCGCCGTCTTCGCAGACGAGATCCAAACCTTTGGCCGAACCACCAAACCATTCGCATTCCAACACTACAACCTCGACAAATACATCGACATCGTCAACATCGGCAAACTCTCACAAGTCTGCGCCACCTTCTTCACCGAACAATACAAACCCAAGCCCGGCCTCCTCTCCCAAACATTCACCTCATCCGGCGCTCAAATCCGCGCAGGCATCCGCATCGCCGATGAATTCCTCAACGGCGACCTCTTCGGTGACTCCGGCAAAATCATGACCCTCTCAAACCTCATGCGTGACAAGCTCCAAGCCCTCGCCGACAAACACCCCGGCAAAATCGCCGGCCCATTCGGCCTCGGCGCCATGATCGCCTTCACCCCTTACGACGGCTCACTCGACAAAGCCAAACAACTCATGATGAACCTCTACAACGACGGCCTGCTCTGCTTCCTCGCAGGCGGCAACCCAACATGGCGTCTCCGTATGCTCCCACCTATCCCTGCGATAGACGAATCACACATCAACCTCGCCATCGATCTCCTCGACAACGCACTCTCAAAAATGGACTAA
- a CDS encoding N-succinylarginine dihydrolase translates to MSNSHPIIEASLEGLIGPTHNYAGLSPGNVASQSNKDLTSHPKTAALQALNKAKFLLDLGIPIIVCPPQPRPRTDILRTLGFLGTDKQIITEAHKSSPHLLAAIYSASAMWTANAATVTPSPDTTDQRAYFTPANLTSNFHRSLETAHTARILKQIFFNPDHFHHYPPLPSCPALSDEGAANHTRLCADYTSPGLHLFTYNTTTNPHHTQTGTSKLTISEGTDRQSLEASHAVARQHHLTPERTLFIQQNPKAVNAGVFHNDVIATGNRNLFLYHEAAYFNPDINQTITNAYQNLSNQPLHMLQISEELLPLNDAIASYFFNSQLISPKSAPHSQILIAPQEVKQTTTAHALVNQLLDDKILSSAHYLDVRQSMQNGGGPACLRLRVPLSDHQFNHLHTPAILTPALYQTLTNIITDHYPETLSPDDLADPSLLTSALNAITHIYNALYLSIS, encoded by the coding sequence ATGTCAAACTCCCATCCTATCATCGAAGCCTCACTCGAAGGGCTCATCGGCCCCACCCACAATTACGCCGGCCTATCCCCTGGAAATGTCGCATCGCAATCTAACAAAGACCTCACCTCTCACCCCAAAACCGCCGCACTTCAAGCCCTCAATAAAGCAAAATTCCTTCTCGACCTTGGCATCCCGATCATTGTCTGCCCCCCCCAACCGCGCCCCCGAACAGATATCCTTCGCACCCTCGGTTTCCTCGGCACAGATAAACAAATCATCACCGAAGCTCACAAATCTTCCCCCCATCTGCTGGCCGCAATCTATTCTGCCTCCGCCATGTGGACTGCCAACGCCGCCACCGTCACCCCATCCCCCGATACCACCGACCAACGCGCATATTTCACCCCAGCCAACCTCACCTCCAACTTCCATCGCTCACTAGAAACAGCACACACTGCACGCATCCTCAAACAAATCTTCTTTAACCCCGACCATTTCCATCACTACCCGCCTCTTCCTTCCTGTCCAGCCTTATCCGACGAGGGCGCCGCCAATCACACCCGTCTATGCGCTGATTATACCTCGCCCGGCCTGCACCTCTTCACATACAACACAACAACCAATCCTCACCACACCCAAACTGGCACCTCCAAACTAACAATTTCTGAAGGAACTGACAGGCAATCTCTCGAAGCCTCCCACGCTGTCGCACGCCAGCATCACCTCACCCCCGAACGAACCCTCTTCATCCAACAGAACCCGAAAGCCGTCAATGCGGGCGTTTTTCACAACGACGTCATCGCCACCGGCAACCGCAATCTCTTCCTCTACCATGAAGCCGCCTATTTCAACCCCGACATCAACCAAACCATCACAAACGCTTACCAAAACCTCTCTAACCAACCGCTGCATATGTTACAAATATCCGAGGAGCTGCTCCCCCTCAACGATGCCATCGCTTCTTACTTCTTCAATTCACAGCTTATCTCACCTAAATCTGCTCCCCATTCGCAAATCCTCATCGCCCCTCAGGAAGTCAAGCAAACAACCACCGCCCACGCCCTTGTCAACCAACTGCTTGATGACAAAATACTATCTTCCGCTCACTATCTCGACGTCCGTCAATCCATGCAAAACGGCGGCGGCCCCGCATGTCTACGTCTCCGCGTCCCTCTCTCCGATCATCAATTCAATCATCTACACACCCCCGCAATCCTCACACCCGCACTCTACCAAACCCTCACCAATATCATCACCGATCACTACCCCGAAACCCTCTCACCTGACGACCTCGCCGACCCTTCCCTGCTCACTTCCGCACTAAACGCGATAACCCACATCTACAACGCGCTCTATCTATCGATTAGCTGA
- a CDS encoding hydrolase: protein MNALESNTAQWIDSQQQSMVQQLCALAEINSHTYNIPGINAVAELVTQFAAPLELEASTLAPKPIPNIDSDGNFTQTPVAPILKFTKRPNAPIQALLMIHLDTVYPADHPFQSLTWIDDNTLNGPGVLDAKGGIITMLTALQAFEQSPHAQNLGYTILFNTDEEVGSLGSVDHIHQHAKQADFALVYEPSLPNGHLVSTRKGSGNFSVVIHGQAAHAGRDFFAGQNALSQAAKLATQLETLINPQNETTLNIGYIHGGGPVNVVPDKAVLKFNARIHELETQNQLTAQIDHLIEQINQTPGFSATLHGSFYNPPKQQTTALAQMMHDIQTLAKQLNIDVQYQSSGGVCDGNKIAAVGTPVIDTLGPTGNHMHNTKEFVLINTLPQRAKLSAAILAAYASQQLPCPQ from the coding sequence ATGAACGCCCTCGAATCAAACACAGCTCAATGGATCGACAGCCAACAACAAAGCATGGTGCAACAACTCTGCGCTCTCGCTGAAATCAATTCCCACACCTACAACATCCCCGGCATCAACGCTGTCGCTGAACTCGTCACACAATTCGCCGCACCACTCGAACTCGAAGCCTCAACGCTCGCACCAAAACCCATCCCCAATATCGACTCAGATGGCAACTTCACACAAACACCCGTTGCCCCCATCCTCAAATTCACTAAACGGCCCAACGCGCCCATCCAAGCGCTACTCATGATCCACCTCGACACCGTCTACCCCGCAGACCACCCCTTCCAGTCACTCACATGGATCGACGACAACACCCTCAACGGCCCCGGCGTCCTCGACGCCAAAGGCGGCATCATCACCATGCTCACCGCACTCCAAGCCTTCGAGCAATCCCCCCACGCCCAAAACCTCGGCTACACCATCCTCTTCAACACCGATGAAGAAGTCGGCTCGCTCGGCTCCGTCGATCACATCCATCAACACGCAAAACAAGCAGACTTCGCACTCGTCTACGAACCCTCACTGCCCAACGGCCACCTCGTCTCCACACGAAAAGGTTCCGGCAATTTCTCCGTCGTCATCCACGGCCAGGCCGCACACGCCGGACGCGACTTCTTTGCAGGCCAAAACGCACTCTCCCAAGCCGCAAAACTCGCCACACAACTCGAAACGCTCATCAACCCCCAAAACGAAACAACCCTAAACATCGGTTACATCCACGGCGGCGGCCCCGTCAACGTCGTCCCCGACAAAGCCGTACTCAAATTCAATGCACGCATCCACGAACTCGAAACCCAAAACCAGCTCACCGCCCAAATCGACCATCTCATCGAGCAAATCAACCAAACCCCCGGCTTCTCCGCAACACTACACGGCTCCTTCTACAACCCGCCCAAACAACAAACCACAGCCCTTGCACAAATGATGCACGACATCCAAACGCTCGCCAAACAACTAAACATCGACGTACAATATCAATCCTCCGGCGGCGTCTGCGATGGCAACAAAATCGCCGCCGTCGGAACACCCGTCATCGACACACTCGGCCCCACCGGCAACCACATGCACAACACCAAAGAATTTGTACTCATCAACACACTCCCCCAACGCGCAAAACTCTCCGCCGCAATCCTCGCCGCCTACGCCTCCCAGCAGCTCCCATGCCCTCAATAA